One Bartonella tribocorum CIP 105476 genomic window carries:
- the obgE gene encoding GTPase ObgE gives MKFLDQAKVYIRSGNGGSGAVSFRREKFIEFGGPDGGNGGRGGDVWALVVDGLNTLIDYRYQQHFKAKTGGHGKGRNMTGEKGGDVILKVPVGTQIFEEDNTTLICDLTEVGQRYRLAKGGNGGFGNLHFTTSTNRAPRRANPGLAGEERAIWLRLKLIADAGLVGLPNAGKSTFLSSVTAAKPKVADYPFTTLHPHLGVVRIDGREFVLADIPGLIEGAHEGVGIGDRFLGHVERCRVLLHLISAQEEDVAKAYQIVRHELEAYGNNLSDKTEIVALSQIDTLTIEERKMKQKALRRVTDQPVMMFSAVSREGLENVLRAGAHIIEMSRKEEMGGDSRID, from the coding sequence ATGAAATTTCTTGATCAAGCTAAAGTTTATATTCGTTCTGGTAATGGAGGTTCTGGAGCAGTATCATTTCGCCGTGAAAAGTTCATAGAATTTGGGGGACCTGATGGAGGAAATGGAGGACGGGGTGGTGATGTCTGGGCTCTTGTAGTTGATGGGCTTAACACGCTGATTGATTATCGCTACCAACAGCATTTTAAAGCAAAAACAGGGGGACATGGCAAGGGGCGTAATATGACGGGTGAGAAGGGGGGGGATGTCATTCTTAAAGTTCCGGTTGGGACGCAAATTTTTGAAGAAGATAATACAACGTTAATCTGTGATTTAACCGAAGTGGGACAGCGCTATCGTCTTGCAAAAGGAGGGAATGGCGGTTTTGGCAATCTTCATTTTACGACATCGACAAATCGGGCACCACGTCGTGCAAATCCAGGCTTGGCTGGAGAAGAGCGTGCAATATGGCTTCGTTTGAAGCTAATTGCTGATGCGGGGCTTGTTGGTTTACCTAATGCCGGAAAATCAACTTTTTTATCTTCTGTAACAGCAGCAAAGCCAAAAGTTGCAGATTATCCTTTTACCACTCTCCATCCTCATCTTGGTGTTGTACGAATTGATGGTCGTGAATTTGTTTTGGCTGATATTCCGGGGTTGATCGAAGGAGCCCATGAAGGGGTGGGAATTGGAGACCGTTTTTTAGGACATGTGGAACGTTGTCGTGTCCTCCTTCATTTGATTTCTGCTCAAGAAGAAGATGTTGCAAAAGCATATCAAATTGTGCGTCATGAACTGGAGGCCTATGGAAATAATCTAAGTGATAAAACTGAAATTGTCGCGTTAAGCCAGATAGATACGCTCACGATTGAAGAGCGTAAAATGAAACAGAAAGCTTTGCGAAGAGTAACGGATCAACCTGTTATGATGTTTTCGGCGGTTAGTCGCGAAGGTTTAGAAAATGTACTGCGTGCTGGTGCACATATTATCGAGATGTCACGCAAAGAGGAGATGGGTGGGGATAGCAGGATTGATTGA
- the proB gene encoding glutamate 5-kinase: protein MAVGLQKLTHYKRIVVKIGSALLVDPQTGLRVEWLKSLINDVVELHKGGVEILLVSSGAIALGRTLLQLPKGALKLEESQACAALGQIELAKTYGDALAQHGLKTGQILLTLFDTEERRRYLNARATINVLLRFGAVPVINENDTVATNEIRYGDNDRLAARVATMMGADLLILLSDIDGLYTKSPHCDPTAEFIPFVASITHDIEKMADVAASEFSRGGMKTKLDAGKIANAAGTAMIITSGKRMNPLAAIDKGERKSFFAAGEKSVSAWKTWISGHLDPSGILTIDQGAIKALESGKSLLAAGVIAVEGNFNRGDTVAIVDTNGVEIARGLVSYGKDEAVRIIGRKSEEIESILGYEARSAMVHRNDMILRCLTNSV from the coding sequence ATGGCGGTTGGATTGCAAAAACTCACACACTATAAACGTATCGTGGTCAAGATTGGATCTGCACTTTTGGTTGATCCTCAGACAGGTTTACGCGTTGAATGGCTTAAAAGCTTGATTAATGATGTTGTTGAATTGCACAAAGGAGGCGTAGAAATATTATTGGTGTCTTCAGGCGCTATTGCTCTAGGAAGGACATTGCTACAGCTTCCTAAAGGAGCTTTGAAATTGGAAGAAAGTCAGGCATGTGCTGCTTTGGGACAGATTGAATTAGCAAAAACCTATGGTGATGCGCTTGCACAACATGGGCTCAAAACAGGCCAGATTTTGCTCACTTTATTTGATACGGAAGAGCGAAGACGTTATCTCAATGCACGTGCGACGATTAATGTACTTTTACGTTTTGGAGCTGTACCCGTTATTAATGAGAATGATACTGTTGCGACAAATGAAATTCGTTATGGTGATAATGATCGCTTAGCTGCACGTGTGGCAACAATGATGGGGGCAGATCTTTTAATACTTTTATCTGATATTGATGGTCTTTATACAAAGTCTCCCCATTGCGATCCGACGGCTGAATTTATACCTTTTGTAGCGTCCATTACGCATGATATCGAGAAAATGGCAGACGTTGCTGCTTCAGAGTTTTCACGGGGAGGAATGAAGACTAAGCTTGATGCAGGAAAGATAGCGAATGCTGCTGGAACGGCGATGATTATTACTTCAGGCAAACGTATGAATCCCCTTGCAGCGATTGACAAAGGTGAACGCAAGAGTTTTTTTGCGGCTGGGGAGAAATCCGTTAGTGCTTGGAAAACATGGATTTCTGGTCATTTAGATCCGTCTGGTATTTTGACGATTGATCAAGGAGCCATTAAGGCTCTTGAATCAGGAAAATCATTATTAGCAGCAGGAGTTATTGCTGTTGAGGGAAATTTTAATCGTGGGGATACGGTTGCTATTGTTGATACAAATGGGGTTGAGATTGCGCGAGGACTTGTAAGTTATGGCAAAGATGAAGCTGTACGCATTATAGGACGTAAAAGCGAAGAAATAGAATCTATTCTTGGGTATGAGGCACGCTCTGCTATGGTGCATCGTAATGATATGATTTTACGCTGCTTGACCAATTCTGTTTAA
- a CDS encoding glutamate-5-semialdehyde dehydrogenase: protein MTLEEQMKDMGQKARSAAAALAVASSEQKNNALEMIALSLEAHSDEILRANCLDLEKATQNNLKAAMVDRLKLDELRLAAMIDSVRQVARLSDPVGQIMSAWTRPNGLHISRVRTPLGVIGIIYESRPNVTIDASSLCLKAGNAVILRGGSDSFHSSYALHCALVQGLEHSGLPKSAIQMVGTTDRAAVGEILKGLDGAIDVIVPRGGKSLVARVQSDARVPVFAHLEGLCHIYIDKSADLDMARNIVLNAKLRRTGICGAVETVLIDNEALKKFLPVLTALQEKGCEIRATEDIAFLVPDVKLASEEDWSHEYLDAILSVKTVEGVEGAISHIKRYSSGHTESIIAEDMEVVKKFFNHLDSAILLHNASTQFADGGEFGFGMEIGIATGKMHARGPIGVEQLTSFQYHIKGNGQVRA, encoded by the coding sequence ATGACTTTAGAAGAACAAATGAAGGATATGGGGCAAAAAGCACGCTCTGCCGCTGCAGCGTTGGCTGTTGCTTCTTCTGAGCAAAAGAACAATGCATTAGAAATGATCGCTTTAAGCCTAGAGGCTCACTCAGATGAAATTTTACGGGCAAATTGTTTGGATTTAGAGAAGGCTACTCAGAATAATTTGAAAGCCGCAATGGTTGATCGGCTCAAATTAGATGAATTGCGTTTGGCTGCAATGATAGATAGTGTTCGCCAAGTTGCTCGTTTATCTGATCCTGTTGGGCAGATCATGAGTGCGTGGACACGCCCCAATGGGCTTCATATAAGTCGTGTACGGACACCTCTTGGTGTGATTGGTATTATTTATGAGAGTCGCCCAAATGTTACAATTGATGCAAGTTCTTTGTGTTTAAAAGCGGGCAATGCTGTGATTTTGCGCGGTGGTTCGGATAGTTTTCATTCTTCATATGCTCTTCACTGTGCATTGGTACAAGGTTTAGAGCACTCTGGTTTACCAAAAAGTGCGATTCAGATGGTTGGAACGACAGATCGTGCTGCCGTTGGGGAAATTCTCAAAGGATTGGATGGAGCGATTGATGTGATCGTGCCACGTGGTGGAAAGAGTCTTGTTGCGCGCGTTCAGTCTGATGCACGTGTTCCAGTTTTTGCCCATTTAGAGGGGCTTTGTCATATTTATATTGATAAATCGGCAGATTTGGATATGGCGCGCAATATTGTTTTAAATGCGAAGTTGCGTCGGACAGGGATATGTGGTGCTGTTGAGACAGTTCTCATTGACAATGAAGCATTAAAAAAGTTTCTTCCTGTTTTGACTGCTTTACAGGAGAAGGGGTGTGAAATCCGTGCTACAGAAGATATTGCGTTTCTTGTGCCAGATGTAAAATTAGCCTCTGAAGAAGACTGGTCACATGAATATCTTGATGCTATTCTTTCTGTTAAAACGGTTGAAGGGGTTGAGGGAGCCATTTCTCATATTAAGCGTTATTCATCAGGGCATACGGAATCGATTATTGCTGAGGATATGGAAGTGGTGAAGAAATTTTTTAATCATTTGGATTCAGCTATTTTATTGCACAATGCATCTACACAATTTGCTGATGGAGGTGAATTTGGTTTTGGAATGGAAATTGGTATCGCAACAGGAAAAATGCATGCACGTGGTCCCATAGGTGTTGAACAGCTAACATCATTTCAATACCATATTAAAGGAAATGGTCAGGTTAGAGCTTGA
- a CDS encoding nicotinate-nucleotide adenylyltransferase, translated as MPPVERSNVVGLFGGSFNPPHAGHLLVAKIAIRRLQLDQLWWMVSPGNPLKDCTQLLSLEERMRLSFKLIDHPKIRLTGFEKAIGSKVSVETIFHILNHYSSVNFVWIIGADSFTTIHHWYRWRDIVSMLPIAIIDRPLGNKSALSSPMAHIYRQFRLDERESERLPFIKPPVWTYLHGPLSFQSSTNLRLKKE; from the coding sequence ATGCCACCTGTTGAAAGATCCAATGTTGTCGGTCTTTTTGGTGGTTCCTTTAATCCACCGCATGCGGGGCATCTTCTTGTTGCAAAAATTGCTATTCGGCGTTTGCAGCTTGATCAGTTATGGTGGATGGTTAGTCCAGGGAATCCTTTAAAGGATTGTACACAGTTGCTTTCTTTAGAGGAGAGAATGCGATTAAGTTTTAAGCTTATTGATCATCCAAAAATTCGCTTAACAGGTTTTGAAAAGGCTATAGGGAGCAAAGTATCAGTAGAGACGATTTTTCATATTCTGAACCATTACAGTAGCGTAAATTTTGTATGGATTATAGGTGCAGATAGTTTTACAACGATTCATCATTGGTATCGATGGCGTGATATTGTCTCTATGCTTCCTATTGCAATTATTGATCGTCCTTTAGGCAATAAGTCTGCCCTCTCTTCTCCTATGGCACACATTTATCGTCAGTTTCGTTTGGATGAAAGAGAAAGTGAGCGATTACCTTTTATAAAACCACCAGTTTGGACTTATTTGCATGGACCTTTATCTTTTCAATCTTCAACAAACCTTCGTTTGAAGAAAGAATAA
- the rsfS gene encoding ribosome silencing factor, with translation MMPSKAKKVFSIHESLKIILKSLEDTKAEDIVAIDIQGKSSLADYMVIASANSQRHVSSIADHLLRIWKDSGQGLARVEGLSGGDWVLIDTGDIIIHLFRPEIRLFYNLEKIWMAPDLNNTTSVLFGDH, from the coding sequence ATGATGCCGTCAAAAGCAAAAAAAGTTTTTTCTATTCATGAGAGTCTTAAAATTATTCTCAAGAGTTTAGAAGATACAAAAGCAGAAGATATTGTTGCTATTGATATTCAAGGGAAGTCATCTTTGGCTGATTATATGGTCATAGCTTCAGCAAATTCGCAGCGTCATGTATCTTCAATTGCTGATCATTTGTTACGCATTTGGAAAGACAGCGGGCAGGGCCTTGCGCGTGTAGAAGGGCTTTCTGGAGGTGATTGGGTATTGATTGATACAGGTGATATTATCATTCATCTTTTTCGTCCGGAAATTCGTCTTTTTTATAATTTAGAAAAAATATGGATGGCTCCAGATTTAAACAATACAACATCGGTTCTCTTCGGAGATCATTAA
- the rlmH gene encoding 23S rRNA (pseudouridine(1915)-N(3))-methyltransferase RlmH encodes MQISIFAVGRMKSGAEQKLVQHYLDRFSKSSGAVGFHLKKLQEIPESRAQTACQRMEEEGRKLIEFLPEKCQLIVLDERGESISSAAFAEKLGCYRDEGIRDVIIALGGPDGHNEQIRNRADFLLSFGFMTWPHQIARILLTEQLYRAVTIANHHPYHRF; translated from the coding sequence ATGCAAATTTCTATTTTTGCGGTTGGTCGTATGAAAAGTGGAGCGGAGCAAAAATTGGTCCAGCATTATTTGGATCGTTTTTCTAAAAGTTCTGGGGCTGTAGGATTTCATTTAAAAAAGTTACAAGAGATACCAGAAAGTCGTGCTCAAACAGCGTGTCAACGTATGGAGGAAGAGGGAAGAAAACTTATTGAATTTTTACCTGAAAAATGTCAATTAATTGTGTTGGATGAGCGTGGAGAGTCAATCTCTTCAGCTGCTTTTGCTGAAAAATTAGGGTGTTATCGTGATGAAGGCATTCGGGATGTCATCATTGCTTTGGGGGGACCTGACGGGCATAATGAACAAATAAGGAATCGTGCTGATTTTCTTTTATCTTTTGGTTTTATGACGTGGCCACATCAAATTGCACGTATTCTTCTTACAGAACAACTTTACCGTGCTGTAACCATTGCAAATCATCATCCATATCATCGTTTTTAA
- a CDS encoding murein hydrolase activator EnvC family protein gives MRYLYGECVIFVILLLSMFFCFSVSQAEDTIRSTEVHKELGEIRQNISLSRERVVFLTRQVENLKKDQRVLSDALIKAAQEERKIADDIAKREEKLEKMIEKRVQVYQSLKSRRTEFAEVLAILERMGLNPPPALMIQPEDVLASMRSSVLLGTIIPQMQEKTRDLTEKLRELTNLSNSITTEYTTLKTKLQSQAEQRKRLELLLDKKNKLQKKSEKELTEQQQKNIALAKKAQSLEELILELDRQSKLSSDSSIQIRKSLQLLEQSNFENRKGSLLFPVSGKRIRYSHKNSQITRFGETIETESGAVVISPADAFVAFAGPFRSYGQLIILNVGNGYHIILTGMSKINVKQGQFVLSGEPLGMMGTQFIANSVALDIGKAAPMLYIEFRKQGKPVNPTPWWQTEKMRRSQNDS, from the coding sequence ATGCGATATTTATATGGGGAATGCGTGATATTTGTCATCTTGCTCTTGAGTATGTTTTTTTGCTTTTCTGTATCGCAAGCGGAAGATACAATCAGGAGTACAGAAGTACATAAAGAATTGGGAGAAATTCGTCAAAATATTTCACTTTCGCGTGAGCGTGTTGTTTTTCTTACGCGTCAAGTTGAGAATTTAAAAAAAGATCAACGTGTTTTGAGTGATGCACTCATAAAAGCTGCTCAAGAAGAACGTAAAATCGCAGATGATATTGCTAAAAGGGAAGAAAAGCTTGAAAAAATGATAGAAAAGCGGGTACAAGTCTATCAAAGTTTAAAAAGTCGTCGCACTGAATTTGCGGAAGTTCTTGCAATTTTAGAACGTATGGGGTTGAATCCACCTCCAGCTCTTATGATACAGCCAGAGGATGTGTTGGCTTCTATGCGCAGTTCTGTTTTATTAGGGACTATCATTCCTCAGATGCAAGAGAAAACGCGAGATTTAACAGAGAAACTCAGGGAGTTGACCAATTTAAGCAATTCCATTACTACGGAATATACGACGTTAAAGACAAAACTGCAAAGTCAAGCAGAGCAGCGAAAACGTTTAGAGCTTTTATTAGACAAAAAAAATAAACTACAAAAAAAATCAGAAAAAGAACTTACAGAACAGCAACAAAAAAATATTGCTCTTGCTAAAAAAGCGCAGTCTTTGGAAGAATTGATTTTAGAGCTTGACCGTCAGTCAAAACTTAGCTCCGACTCATCAATACAGATACGGAAAAGTTTACAATTGTTAGAGCAGTCCAATTTTGAAAACCGAAAAGGTTCTTTACTTTTTCCTGTTTCAGGAAAAAGAATTCGATATTCTCATAAGAATTCGCAGATTACACGTTTTGGTGAGACGATAGAAACAGAGTCAGGGGCTGTTGTTATATCGCCAGCGGATGCTTTTGTTGCTTTTGCTGGGCCATTTCGTTCTTACGGACAGTTAATCATTCTCAATGTTGGAAATGGTTATCACATTATTCTTACCGGAATGTCGAAAATTAATGTAAAACAGGGGCAGTTTGTTCTTTCAGGCGAGCCTCTGGGTATGATGGGGACGCAATTTATTGCAAATAGTGTTGCATTGGATATAGGAAAAGCTGCTCCAATGCTTTACATTGAGTTTAGAAAGCAGGGAAAGCCTGTAAATCCAACTCCTTGGTGGCAGACTGAAAAAATGAGAAGGAGCCAAAATGATTCGTAA
- a CDS encoding S41 family peptidase: protein MIRKVILLVAGVLLGACSMIMVQSVAANNEDNAYKKLAIFGDVFERVRKQYVTVPDDKKLIENAINGMLTSLDPHSSYLNAEEAKDMRDSTKGEFGGLGIEVTMEKNLIKVVSPMDDTPASKAGILAGDLISKIDDVQTNGQTLNEAVNKMRGAPGTPITLTIIRSGVDQPFEVKIIRDIIKVKAVKYRVEGDIGYLRVIQFSEQTLGNLLAAIKDVQSKIPEDKLKGYVLDLRLNPGGLLDQAVNVSSAFLNKGEIVSTRGRKKSDVTRFDAKPGDVTNGKPLIVLINGGSASASEIVAGALQDHRRATILGTQSFGKGSVQTIIPLGEDGALRLTTALYYTPSGTSIQGTGITPDIIVEQPLPEKYKGYDVKVGESALKGHIKGKRENNKGSGSAAFVPKDPKDDIQLNEAYKLLRGEMANAAFPPDPNKDILK, encoded by the coding sequence ATGATTCGTAAAGTTATTCTTTTGGTCGCTGGGGTATTGCTCGGCGCCTGTTCAATGATTATGGTGCAGTCTGTTGCTGCAAATAATGAAGATAATGCCTATAAAAAGTTGGCCATATTTGGTGATGTTTTTGAACGCGTGCGTAAGCAATACGTCACAGTTCCAGATGATAAAAAGCTTATTGAAAATGCTATCAATGGCATGCTCACATCACTGGATCCCCATTCATCTTATTTGAATGCTGAAGAAGCTAAAGATATGCGAGATTCTACGAAAGGAGAATTCGGAGGCCTTGGTATTGAAGTCACTATGGAAAAAAACTTAATTAAAGTTGTTTCTCCGATGGATGATACCCCCGCTTCAAAAGCAGGTATTTTGGCAGGAGATCTTATTTCAAAAATTGATGATGTACAAACGAATGGTCAAACATTGAATGAAGCTGTTAATAAGATGCGAGGGGCTCCTGGAACACCAATTACCTTAACAATTATTCGTTCTGGCGTTGATCAGCCATTTGAAGTTAAGATTATTCGTGATATTATCAAGGTAAAAGCGGTGAAATATCGGGTTGAGGGCGACATTGGATATTTAAGAGTTATTCAGTTTTCTGAGCAGACATTAGGGAATCTTCTGGCAGCGATTAAAGATGTCCAATCTAAAATTCCTGAAGATAAACTAAAAGGTTACGTCCTTGATTTGCGGCTTAATCCTGGTGGACTTTTAGATCAAGCTGTTAATGTTTCGAGTGCTTTTCTCAATAAAGGTGAGATTGTGTCAACGCGTGGCCGTAAAAAGAGTGATGTGACGAGATTTGATGCAAAGCCAGGTGATGTCACCAATGGAAAACCACTTATTGTCCTTATTAATGGTGGTTCGGCAAGTGCTTCTGAAATTGTTGCTGGTGCCCTACAAGATCATCGTCGTGCGACAATTTTGGGTACGCAATCTTTTGGTAAAGGATCTGTTCAAACGATTATTCCTCTAGGCGAAGATGGTGCCTTGCGTTTAACAACAGCACTTTATTATACGCCGTCTGGCACTTCTATTCAAGGAACAGGGATTACACCTGATATTATTGTAGAGCAACCACTTCCTGAAAAATATAAGGGTTATGATGTAAAAGTTGGTGAGTCTGCATTAAAAGGGCATATCAAAGGGAAACGAGAAAACAATAAAGGATCTGGTTCAGCTGCTTTTGTTCCGAAAGATCCTAAGGATGATATTCAATTGAATGAGGCTTACAAACTGTTACGGGGTGAGATGGCAAATGCAGCATTTCCACCAGATCCCAATAAGGATATATTAAAGTGA
- a CDS encoding RNA pyrophosphohydrolase: protein MDADVNLKTLPYRKCVGIVVFNHEGKVWVGRRLMTLAHADIDRSHRWQLPQGGIDEDEKPLDAAYRELYEETGIRSVKLIKEAQNWFYYDFPQELVACTLSNKYCGQMQKWFAFQFTGELSEIVINPPPDGNKAEFDQWKWIDLESLPSIAVSFKKHVYMKVVSEFRGSLRSL, encoded by the coding sequence ATGGATGCAGATGTTAACTTGAAGACTCTTCCTTATCGCAAATGTGTTGGAATTGTTGTCTTTAATCATGAAGGTAAAGTCTGGGTTGGGCGTCGTTTAATGACGTTAGCTCATGCAGATATTGACAGATCTCATCGTTGGCAGCTTCCTCAAGGAGGAATTGATGAAGATGAAAAGCCATTAGATGCAGCATATCGAGAACTTTATGAAGAAACGGGTATTCGATCTGTAAAGTTGATTAAAGAAGCACAAAATTGGTTCTATTATGATTTTCCACAAGAACTTGTTGCGTGCACATTAAGCAATAAATATTGTGGGCAAATGCAAAAATGGTTTGCTTTCCAGTTTACGGGAGAACTTTCTGAAATTGTGATTAATCCGCCACCAGATGGCAATAAAGCAGAATTCGATCAATGGAAATGGATTGATCTAGAATCCCTTCCTTCGATTGCCGTTTCTTTTAAAAAGCATGTTTATATGAAAGTTGTCAGCGAATTTCGAGGTAGCCTTAGATCATTATAA
- a CDS encoding invasion associated locus B family protein, with amino-acid sequence MKKLFNLLIVCTLLSISSVAFATNSKPPAPKEASATLPNGASSLTETYGLWTINCGLQEGKKVCFMHRQEVNEQGRVVVAMALILNAEGVVSGNLTVPFGILVSKPVRLQVDEGKAVIETGIRTCVPAGCMVPVAFDKTHVAALRAGKQLKLAMTIAAAGEPALNDLFVQLDGFSSALNRLAALQK; translated from the coding sequence ATGAAAAAGTTATTTAATTTACTTATAGTTTGTACTCTTTTGAGTATTTCATCTGTTGCATTTGCGACAAATTCAAAGCCTCCTGCACCGAAAGAGGCATCAGCGACATTGCCAAATGGCGCTTCTTCTTTGACTGAAACCTACGGCTTGTGGACCATTAACTGTGGGTTACAAGAAGGGAAAAAAGTTTGCTTTATGCACCGTCAAGAAGTGAATGAGCAGGGGCGTGTTGTTGTGGCTATGGCTCTTATTCTCAATGCTGAAGGTGTTGTATCGGGTAATTTAACAGTTCCTTTTGGCATTTTGGTTTCTAAGCCTGTTCGTTTACAAGTTGATGAGGGAAAAGCTGTTATTGAAACCGGTATTCGGACTTGTGTACCAGCAGGTTGTATGGTTCCAGTCGCTTTTGATAAAACTCATGTAGCAGCTTTACGTGCTGGAAAACAGTTAAAGTTGGCGATGACAATTGCTGCTGCAGGTGAACCAGCTTTGAATGATTTATTTGTTCAGCTCGATGGTTTTAGTAGTGCCCTTAACCGTTTGGCTGCTTTGCAGAAATAA
- a CDS encoding YggT family protein, with amino-acid sequence MVYALLQTIDLIFDIYIDILIASVIFSWLYVFNIINSRNRFVVLIGNFLYRLTNPVLNPIRQILPNLGTIDISPIVVFIIIYFIRNFMWRAYAGMYL; translated from the coding sequence ATGGTTTATGCATTGCTTCAAACGATTGATTTAATTTTTGATATTTATATTGATATTTTAATTGCTAGTGTTATCTTTTCCTGGCTCTATGTCTTTAATATCATAAATTCGCGCAATCGCTTTGTTGTTTTGATAGGGAACTTTCTATATCGCCTTACAAATCCCGTTTTAAACCCTATCCGGCAAATTTTACCAAATTTGGGAACAATTGATATTTCACCTATTGTGGTGTTCATTATTATTTATTTTATTCGTAATTTCATGTGGCGCGCTTACGCAGGCATGTATCTATAG
- a CDS encoding DUF167 domain-containing protein: protein MFYQVDKNSLVLFVYLIPKSSVDKIIGIECRDGEKQYLVIRLRAVPEDGKANKALIKFFAKQWKIPSSSISLKSGATSRYKQLHFSTHLEELKQIWQSFRDCISYENK from the coding sequence ATGTTTTATCAAGTTGATAAAAATAGCTTGGTTTTGTTTGTATACCTCATTCCCAAATCATCCGTTGATAAAATAATAGGGATTGAATGTAGGGATGGTGAAAAACAATATCTGGTTATACGCCTTCGTGCTGTTCCTGAAGATGGAAAAGCAAATAAAGCTCTCATTAAATTTTTTGCGAAGCAGTGGAAAATTCCATCTTCTTCTATTTCTCTGAAAAGTGGGGCAACATCTCGCTACAAACAACTTCACTTTTCAACACATTTAGAAGAGTTAAAGCAGATATGGCAATCCTTTAGGGATTGTATCTCGTATGAAAATAAATAA
- the ppa gene encoding inorganic diphosphatase: MNIKEIPVGKNPPEDINVIVEVSLGGQPIKYEMDKKSGALFVDRFLHTSMVYPGNYGFVPHTLSDDGDPIDVLICNTRPLMPGCVINVRPIGALMMEDDGGKDEKIIAIPTPKLTKRYINIHDYTDLPEITLKQIEHFFKHYKDLEPGKWAKIEGWRDKNFAHELIKQAVERNKEI; this comes from the coding sequence ATGAATATTAAGGAAATACCCGTAGGCAAAAACCCACCAGAAGATATTAATGTTATTGTGGAAGTCTCTCTTGGTGGTCAACCAATAAAATATGAGATGGATAAAAAGTCGGGCGCATTATTCGTTGACCGTTTTCTTCATACCTCAATGGTTTATCCTGGAAATTATGGTTTTGTTCCTCATACACTTTCAGATGATGGTGATCCTATTGATGTTCTGATTTGTAATACCCGTCCACTAATGCCTGGTTGTGTGATCAATGTTCGCCCTATTGGTGCTCTGATGATGGAAGATGATGGTGGTAAAGATGAAAAAATTATTGCCATTCCTACACCAAAATTAACAAAACGCTATATCAATATTCATGACTATACAGACCTGCCTGAGATTACACTCAAGCAAATTGAACATTTCTTCAAGCATTATAAAGATTTGGAACCTGGAAAATGGGCCAAAATTGAAGGGTGGCGTGATAAGAACTTTGCCCATGAATTAATTAAGCAAGCTGTTGAGCGTAATAAAGAAATATAA